A stretch of Lachancea thermotolerans CBS 6340 chromosome D complete sequence DNA encodes these proteins:
- a CDS encoding KLTH0D00242p (some similarities with uniprot|P36034 Saccharomyces cerevisiae YKL219W COS9 Protein of unknown function member of a family of conserved often subtelomerically-encoded proteins): MDERNIEEYLVGSHNESIGHSRLPRDVFHNWFQYEVVRHKFYFAVAVIQVILFIISTHNFFQAQKNANKILTVTGAVYLSSVVIYFTGLIFFQVERGFVTTAANKVQFLKELITIRPGIDMIEWDILATKANTIFYNESVLTSPYYFYDGASCYSFFRFVFLLPYLRRKEACFADENSPDEIRRFISQAIKVYQEKADRKWQLILNKILSGRTNTSRWHSNFCFKN; the protein is encoded by the coding sequence ATGGATGAAAGAAACATCGAAGAGTACTTGGTTGGTTCGCATAATGAGAGCATAGGACATTCGAGGCTTCCTCGTGATGTCTTCCACAACTGGTTTCAATATGAGGTTGTTAGGCACAAGTTTTACTTTGCCGTGGCCGTCATTCAAGTGATACTATTTATCATCTCAACACATaacttctttcaagctcagaaaAATGCGAACAAGATACTCACTGTTACAGGAGCAGTGTATCTGAGTTCGGTGGTTATATATTTTACTGGCTTGATTTTCTTCCAAGTTGAGCGCGGGTTCGTGACGACGGCAGCAAATAAAgttcaatttttgaaagagctaaTAACGATAAGACCCGGAATTGATATGATCGAATGGGACATCCTTGCAACTAAGGCAAACACAATTTTCTACAATGAAAGTGTATTAACTTCACCCTATTACTTTTATGATGGTGCATCATGCTACTCGTTCTTCAGgtttgttttccttctgCCTTATCTACGAAGGAAAGAGGCATGTTTCGCAGACGAAAATTCGCCAGATGAAATTCGGCGTTTTATTAGCCAGGCCATAAAGGtatatcaagaaaaagcggATAGGAAGTGGCAACTAATATtgaacaaaattttgtcTGGGAGAACAAACACGTCACGCTGGCATTCCAATTTTTGTTTTAAAAATTGA
- the REE1 gene encoding Ree1p (highly similar to uniprot|P40893 Saccharomyces cerevisiae YJL217W Hypothetical ORF) has protein sequence MTDSPWSKGSWLNAPSQVTIDNDRLKITTDEKTDFWRQTFYGFTRDSGHFFGIKTGSSFTAELRVQGSYESLYDQAGIMVRIDSKNWIKAGIEVSDGQKMLSSVLTTGVSDWTTAVYNGNAYDFWLRVTVENGVLRLQVSSDKKRWPLVRLAPFPSSEEYFVGPMACTPKRGGLNVTFSDWKLTPPLKRELHDLS, from the coding sequence ATGACAGACTCGCCTTGGTCAAAGGGCTCCTGGCTCAACGCTCCTTCTCAAGTTACAATTGATAACGATAGACTTAAGATCACAACTGATGAAAAAACCGACTTTTGGAGACAGACATTTTACGGCTTCACGCGTGACAGTGGCCACTTCTTTGGCATAAAGACGGGAAGTAGCTTTACAGCTGAGTTGAGAGTTCAAGGCTCATATGAATCCCTTTATGACCAGGCAGGAATTATGGTTCGCATTGACTCTAAAAATTGGATCAAGGCTGGTATAGAGGTATCAGATGGTCAAAAAATGCTAAGTAGCGTGCTCACCACCGGAGTTTCTGATTGGACAACAGCTGTTTATAATGGCAACGCATACGACTTTTGGCTGCGTGTAACCGTTGAGAACGGTGTTTTGagacttcaagtttcttccGATAAGAAAAGATGGCCACTTGTGCGCTTAGCTCCATTCCCCTCTTCAGAAGAGTATTTTGTGGGCCCTATGGCCTGTACTCCCAAGCGCGGTGGACTGAACGTCACATTCTCTGATTGGAAATTGACACCACCGCTAAAAAGAGAGCTGCACGATTTATCATga
- a CDS encoding histidine phosphatase family protein (similar to uniprot|P24031 Saccharomyces cerevisiae YBR092C PHO3 Constitutively expressed acid phosphatase similar to Pho5p; brought to the cell surface by transport vesicles; hydrolyzes thiamin phosphates in the periplasmic space, increasing cellular thiamin uptake; expression is repressed by thiamin) → MWLENNMLMALAGLYTAHALSIPKKYKADVKNIGTQEHIFPYLAGSGPYFSYPNDYGISADTPSGCEISQIQLLARHGERYPSKSKGKKLLKTWNTLQHFPYQFNGSLSFIDDDYEFFIQDLDNLEMETTTENSVNAINPYTGEMDAKKHAQEFLAQYADFLEDNREFAVFAASSQRVHDTAQFFIDSLGDKFNISLQVVSEEPSAGANTLSPGYSCPAWNPDEYEDIIGSYSTTYLKAIAERLNRENSGLNLTVTDAYNLFDWCAFELNARGYSEICDVFSPEELIHYSYYDDLTAYYEDGPGYPLIQAVGALYFNASIKLLQQSEQLDQKVWLSFTHDTDILNYLTTVGLFDDEKKLDPSYIPFRNHVFHKSWFIPQGARVYTQKYRCSNESYIRYVVNDAVIPLENCSDGPGFSCEANKFYKYAENRTANQDFYQSCNVSSVSNITELTFFWDWNTTHYNATLLKE, encoded by the coding sequence ATGTGGCTGGAGAACAATATGCTTATGGCTCTTGCGGGGCTCTACACAGCACATGCACTCAGCATCCCAAAAAAATACAAGGCCGATGTTAAAAACATTGGAACTCAGGAACATATCTTTCCGTACCTAGCTGGCTCAGGACCATATTTTTCATATCCTAACGATTACGGAATTTCTGCAGACACACCTAGCGGATGTGAAATTTCCCAaatccagcttcttgctaGACATGGCGAAAGATACCCCTCCAAGAGCAAaggcaagaagcttttaaAAACCTGGAACACGCTTCAACATTTCCCATACCAATTCAATGGGTCGCTGTCTTTCATCGACGATGACTACGAGTTCTTCATCCAGGACCTGGACAACCTGGAGATGGAAACTACTACAGAAAACTCTGTAAACGCCATCAATCCCTACACGGGTGAAATGGACGCCAAGAAACACGCCCAAGAGTTTCTTGCACAGTACGCagattttttggaagacaATCGTGAGTTTGCCGTCTTTGCAGCCAGTTCCCAAAGAGTGCATGACACCGCTCAATTTTTCATCGACAGCCTGGGAGATAAGTTCAACATCTCACTGCAAGTGGTCAGCGAAGAACCCAGTGCCGGTGCCAATACCCTGTCTCCCGGCTACTCTTGTCCCGCCTGGAATCCTGATGAGTACGAAGACATAATTGGTAGCTACTCGACGACATATCTGAAGGCAATTGCTGAGCGGCTCAACCGCGAAAACTCCGGTTTAAACTTAACTGTAACAGACGCTTACAATTTGTTTGATTGGTGTGCTTTTGAGCTTAATGCACGCGGATACAGTGAAATTTGTGATGTTTTTAGTCCAGAGGAGCTCATCCACTACTCCTACTATGACGATCTAACAGCCTACTATGAGGACGGTCCGGGATACCCCTTGATTCAGGCGGTCGGTGCGCTGTATTTCAATGCTTCAATCAAGCTACTCCAACAAAGCGAACAACTCGACCAGAAAGTTTGGTTGAGCTTTACTCACGATACGGATATTCTCAACTACTTGACTACGGTCGGTCTATTTGACGACGAGAAAAAACTGGATCCTTCTTACATCCCATTCAGAAACCATGTTTTCCACAAGTCTTGGTTCATCCCCCAAGGTGCCAGAGTTTACACCCAGAAATACCGTTGCAGCAACGAATCCTACATCAGATATGTGGTCAATGATGCGGTCATCCCTCTGGAAAACTGCTCAGATGGTCCTGGTTTTTCGTGTGAAGCTAACAAATTCTACAAGTATGCCGAAAACAGAACTGCTAACCAGGACTTTTACCAATCCTGCAACGTGTCAAGTGTCAGCAACATCACGGAATTAACATTTTTCTGGGACTGGAATACCACCCACTACAACGCGACGTTGTTAAAGGAATAG
- a CDS encoding ARN family MFS transporter (similar to uniprot|P38724 Saccharomyces cerevisiae YHL047C ARN2 Transporter member of the ARN family of transporters that specifically recognize siderophore-iron chelates responsible for uptake of iron bound to the siderophore triacetylfusarinine C) — translation MPEYQQGGPSLGSESTPNENYGKANVVQTEKEFSHDSKNEPELGDKLQITKRIVIRKAELMANQYDGWLLKSMFLFSAFICAFSYGLDSIIRSIYMTYAMNDYQTHSLLSTVSVISLTISAVAQIFFAGLSDVFGRLSMFIVAIMFYVVGTVIQSQAYDVQRYAAGSIFYYIGLVGSMFQVTLMLSDCSSLKWRLLYNFVPAWPALVTVWISGNVVHVANPEKNWSWGIAMWAFIFPATCLPIIGCLLHMRWKLRNNSEWKELQEEKTYFQTHGLVQTLKQLFWKLDVVGVLLFSVSTGCILIPLTIAGGASTHWRSAKVIAPLVLGSLLVPFFIYWESKLALVPLAPFKMLKDRGIWAPLLITFLICFIYMMAAGYLYTILLVAGNESSLSATRITSLYSFVAAVFSPVVGIFVARFSRLKPFAVFGCSLYFVTMALFYHFRGGTDTGKGVIGAMVVWGITSCFFNYPINISMQTVTSHENMATVTAFGLTIFRIGGAVGAAVSGAIWTQSLYPRLLKALGDPTLALEAYNMPLSFMLKHEWGTPARDAMIEAYRYVQKYEVLVGLIFVAPMFLLTFFLRDPPLTEDYGQKLEDDEYVKHDDPITDWIAERFSSFKKHE, via the coding sequence ATGCCTGAGTATCAACAGGGTGGCCCGTCATTGGGCTCGGAGAGTACTCCCAATGAAAACTACGGGAAAGCAAATGTAGTTCAGACAGAGAAAGAGTTCAGTCATGATAGCAAGAACGAACCTGAATTGGGtgacaaacttcaaatAACCAAGCGGATCGTCATTCGTAAGGCCGAGCTCATGGCAAACCAATATGACGGTTGGTTACTAAAATCTATGTTTCTGTTTTCAGCCTTTATTTGCGCTTTTTCGTACGGGCTTGACAGTATCATTAGAAGCATTTACATGACATATGCGATGAACGATTACCAGACGCATTCTCTGCTGTCAACAGTAAGCGTAATAAGTCTGACAATCTCCGCGGTTGCTCAAATATTCTTCGCCGGTTTGTCGGATGTTTTCGGCAGACTGTCAATGTTCATTGTGGCTATTATGTTTTACGTTGTTGGTACCGTCATCCAGTCTCAGGCTTACGATGTTCAAAGATACGCCGCTGGGTCGATTTTCTATTATATTGGGCTTGTCGGTTCTATGTTTCAGGTAACTTTAATGCTGTCCGACTGTTCATCATTGAAGTGGAGACTGCTTTACAACTTCGTCCCGGCTTGGCCAGCATTAGTGACCGTATGGATTTCGGGTAACGTCGTCCATGTGGCTAACCCAGAAAAGAACTGGTCCTGGGGTATTGCGATGTGGGCATTTATCTTTCCTGCAACTTGTCTACCAATCATAGGCTGTCTCCTCCATATGAGGTGGAAGCTCAGAAACAATTCTGAATGGAAGGAATTGCAGGAGGAGAAAACTTACTTCCAAACCCATGGTTTGGTGCAAACCCTGAAACAACTTTTCTGGAAATTAGATGTTGTGGGCGTGTTACTATTCAGCGTATCTACCGGGTGCATTCTTATTCCACTGACAATCGCCGGGGGCGCCTCCACGCATTGGAGGAGCGCCAAGGTTATTGCGCCATTAGTACTTGGCTCCTTGCTAGTTCCTTTCTTCATTTATTGGGAAAGTAAACTAGCTTTGGTGCCTTTGGCCCCAttcaagatgttgaaagATCGTGGCATTTGGGCACCTCTGCTTATTACGTTTTTGATTTGCTTCATTTACATGATGGCAGCTGGTTACCTATACACAATCTTGTTGGTGGCTGGAAACGAGAGTTCTCTTTCGGCAACGAGAATAACAAGTCTCTACAGTTTTGTTGCCGCTGTCTTTTCTCCAGTTGTAGGAATATTTGTCgcaagattttcaagactGAAGCCATTTGCAGTGTTTGGCTGCTCACTCTACTTTGTTACAATGGCTCTCTTTTACCACTTCCGGGGTGGTACCGATACTGGTAAAGGTGTAATCGGAGCTATGGTTGTCTGGGGTATTACGAGTTGTTTCTTTAATTATCCGATTAACATTTCGATGCAAACTGTGACGTCGCATGAGAACATGGCCACGGTCACAGCTTTCGGCCTCACGATCTTCAGAATAGGTGGTGCAGTGGGTGCGGCTGTCTCGGGCGCTATCTGGACGCAGAGTTTATACCCCAGGTTGCTCAAGGCCTTAGGTGATCCTACCCTGGCATTAGAAGCTTATAATATGCCACTAAGCTTCATGCTCAAACACGAATGGGGTACTCCCGCAAGAGACGCAATGATAGAAGCCTACAGATATGTCCAAAAGTACGAAGTTTTGGTGGGCCTGATATTTGTCGCGCcgatgtttttgttgactttcttcttgagagatCCACCATTGACTGAAGACTATGGacagaaacttgaagacGATGAGTACGTAAAGCACGATGACCCAATCACTGATTGGATAGCTGAGCGTTTCtcgagtttcaaaaaacatgaaTAG
- a CDS encoding KLTH0D00264p (similar to uniprot|P17064 Saccharomyces cerevisiae YER056C FCY2 Purine-cytosine permease and similar to uniprot|P40039 Saccharomyces cerevisiae YER060W FCY21 Putative purine-cytosine permease), protein MPLKSDVEVQTSDRLTETTSVLPQDDHVNKGAASCNRYFAFLDAINAALGTETKGIEPTTEDERNDASLLNASTMWFSANMVIAAFSVGVLGPIVFELNFWGCVVAVVVFAFLGVLPVAFYSVFGAELGLRQMVLSRYLLGNLTARIFAMINIIACIGWGAVNTIASAQLLHMVNPHGARCPPWAGCLIIVLSTIIVSFFGYRVIHIYEKWAWVPNLAVFLIVIARVRINGSFTIGHWEEGANTAAGILSLGGIVFGFATGWTTYASDYTVYMPSTINKYKVFFAVTAGLMLPLCFTILLGAAAGRAAMNNELYRYYYDKESTGGLLYAILVPKSLGGFGQFCCVVLAMSTVANCIPNMYSIALGTQSLWQPLAKVPRVFWTVTGNFVTLAIAIPAYYKFASFMTTFMDAIGYYLSIYIGISISEHFVYRRGRFQNYIVADWSSWDRLPVGYAGCAALFVGGVGVALGMCQSYWSGEIGRLIGDYGGDIGFELGLGFSVITYNVLRPLELKFVGR, encoded by the coding sequence aTGCCGCTAAAGAGTGatgttgaagttcaaaCCTCGGACAGACTCACCGAAACAACCTCTGTGCTGCCTCAAGATGATCACGTAAACAAGGGAGCCGCTTCCTGTAACCGATACTTTGCTTTTTTGGACGCCATAAATGCAGCGCTAGGTACCGAAACTAAAGGAATTGAGCCAACTACTGAGGACGAGAGGAACGATGCTTCTCTTCTGAATGCTTCTACTATGTGGTTTTCAGCTAACATGGTAATTGCAGCTTTCTCTGTTGGCGTGCTCGGCCCTATCGTCTTCGAACTGAATTTCTGGGGCTGTGTCGTCGCCGTTGTCGTGTTTGCCTTCTTAGGTGTCTTACCAGTTGCATTTTATTCGGTTTTCGGGGCTGAACTGGGCTTGCGACAGATGGTTCTCTCGCGGTACTTACTTGGAAACCTTACGGCTCGGATCTTTGCTATGATTAACATTATTGCCTGTATCGGTTGGGGTGCTGTCAACACAATTGCATCTGCTCAACTACTTCACATGGTTAACCCACATGGCGCGCGTTGCCCTCCGTGGGCTGGCTGCCTTATTATTGTTCTATCAACTATCATTGTTTCTTTCTTCGGATACCGCGTCATTCATATATACGAAAAATGGGCTTGGGTTCCTAACCTGGCTGTCTTTTTGATTGTGATTGCTCGAGTGCGTATCAATGGTAGCTTCACTATTGGTCACTGGGAAGAGGGTGCAAATACTGCGGCGGGGATACTATCTTTGGGGGGCATTGTCTTTGGCTTCGCCACTGGATGGACGACCTACGCATCGGACTATACGGTTTACATGCCCTCCACTATCAACAAATATAAAGTCTTCTTCGCCGTGACGGCAGGGCTTATGTTGCCTTTGTGCTTCACTATTCTTTTAGGTGCTGCAGCCGGCCGCGCAGCCATGAATAATGAGTTATACAGGTACTACTATGATAAAGAAAGCACCGGTGGGCTGCTTTACGCAATATTGGTCCCAAAATCTTTGGGCGGATTTGGGCAATTTTGTTGTGTTGTTTTGGCGATGTCGACTGTAGCCAATTGCATTCCGAACATGTATTCCATTGCACTTGGGACCCAATCGCTATGGCAGCCGCTTGCAAAAGTTCCAAGAGTATTTTGGACTGTCACTGGTAATTTTGTCACTCTAGCTATTGCCATCCCAGCCTACTATAAATTTGCATCTTTTATGACAACTTTCATGGACGCCATTGGCTACTACCTGTCGATTTACATTGGAATATCTATTAGCGAACATTTTGTTTATCGGCGCGGTAGATTCCAAAACTATATTGTGGCTGATTGGAGTAGTTGGGATCGACTACCCGTTGGCTATGCTGGCTGTGCAGCTCTGTTTGTTGGCGGTGTCGGTGTTGCACTTGGTATGTGCCAATCTTACTGGAGTGGTGAAATTGGCCGGCTTATTGGTGACTACGGCGGTGACATTGGTTTCGAGCTTGGTCTTGGATTTTCAGTCATAACTTACAATGTTTTAAGGCCTTTGGAGTTGAAATTTGTGGGCCGGTAA
- a CDS encoding KLTH0D00132p (no similarity) produces MEKISDRFAAIHGFLIKTNRDGTKRITCPNISSLKPTKKEVQRILELKLQNLAVYLGMKEDLIYVDCPLLFETVTSEQRYFYSTEDGMKAVRSGRTNSANTRRSIEYRVLPITLPNKTRKYLCQTGKKLPEMPLEHEIATPRQESEAETATVPQASEDLDVFHTLHCDKLVFTNRDRRLFRSFAMDRTLYEVESVAILKHCHREAISKTTKTNSFGEPLVTKYKLETLEIHGKHAGVLLFLIANLHQLSLGQQVERPTVDSELLLDRIGELHNTEAKAAHLQQLLYIVLKEERYMDLANLFTRLLLFRLSAHFDIRKDLEVEEMETVRERMSATGVWIKCVIISEKSEDQLNIFQEESHNIWSKFTTLYHKVAKESDQTMTMNINRVPPDCIRVYGKTFGREYIKSFYSDMQYEFDQQWSKLDRVLTMTPVESTGKMLLENYRIPWAGHGYRANFSLKDMFPQWIHDQVSPSMRQPLTQLDKREVLGAIDKMTVALMWMIWLAAGVPYTFSELQVLACGGDQQNIYVDSERRCVQIITRSFKKGNLKEDFKWLDKRTSYYLVYYVTVLRKTQISVLGENYEAFEPPKEGEVDLEGIWEHIEGKCNMSKKEASALIMDQYLFLDAKLGQLMSRRRFLKPSEEHPNYVASPERLSFKQLKFGRMGLLRQYLASSLNDSKPVKTARIDLAMCRFAASSARDYMDELGDSEDVDDPDAMGDLEVLEESMWQCEQSERFMTRTWHEEIAKQWIRWVGLDEEEEIHHPLTYSVGEIVLQKEALCPDDLVHAGRELYGKSFTFRNSDQYLACVNAYLSNKKIIAVQAPPGLGKTLVFQLPLMCYTMRKLSLVSFVFVPFVGLLAGTMCRLEASGNLRVGSVEKLLNETRCKENSLLDVYVGTFNDAAAEDFIKMINFWSLLYPEKKLGLLAFDEFQNLYDEKSHSEVSFPSLKRVQFGRFRRIILTSATCEQGSAQGALQELGFRGREGTNFTWERSQAGRSVDVPIFLRNYVQEPAVMHVYKHALRMRGNGVGQVKQFLRSLFAYDPDAKAALVVGENVATTELFTEVSQEFSAAYVHSDLTTEEKLKRVQSFIKDKSLQLLIGTKQVVEGLDIEGLRMVILLDYYPRVAEYIQCVGRVRGSGTCIALWQDPPPQVENDQPRVDYDKCFTSQICKYYELPQRVHAGCCGSFESVTEEAKSLFHRVVLEEEVNDVCSQKTTRDEDSEQGRERKIARTDVIASADDSNEVSGVNKRPQDDTAITKA; encoded by the coding sequence ATGGAAAAAATATCAGATCGCTTCGCGGCTATTCATGGGTTTCTCATAAAGACAAACAGGGATGGCACTAAACGGATCACGTGCCCGAATATCAGCTCTCTCAAACCTACCAAGAAGGAAGTGCAGCGGATTCTCGAGTtgaagctgcagaaccTGGCGGTTTATTTGGGGATGAAAGAGGATCTCATCTACGTGGACTGCCCactgctttttgagactGTAACGAGCGAGCAGAGATATTTTTACAGTACTGAAGATGGCATGAAAGCGGTCAGGTCGGGCAGAACCAACAGTGCGAATACACGGCGCTCTATCGAGTACCGCGTTCTGCCAATAACGCTCCCTAACAAGACTAGAAAGTACCTCTGCCAGACTGGCAAAAAGCTGCCTGAGATGCCATTAGAGCACGAGATCGCGACCCCGCGCCAGGAGAGCGAAGCCGAAACCGCGACTGTGCCCCAGGCTAGTGAAGATTTGGACGTATTTCACACGCTTCACTGTGACAAGCTGGTCTTTACTAACCGCGACCGCCGCCTCTTCCGGTCTTTCGCCATGGATCGAACGTTGTATGAGGTAGAAAGTGTTGCAATCTTAAAGCATTGTCATAGAGAAGCCATTTCTAAAACCACCAAGACAAACTCCTTTGGCGAACCTCTAGTGACAAAATATAAATTAGAGACTCTAGAGATACATGGGAAGCACGCAGGTGTTCTGCTCTTTCTTATTGCGAATCTGCACCAGTTATCATTGGGGCAACAAGTGGAGCGGCCAACAGTGGACAGCGAGCTTTTGCTGGACAGAATCGGAGAGCTGCACAACactgaagcaaaagcagcGCACCtacagcagcttctttacATTGtactcaaagaagagaggtACATGGATCTTGCAAATTTGTTCACGCGTCTGTTGCTCTTCAGGCTAAGCGCACACTTTGATATAAGAAAAGATTTAGAAGTCGAGGAGATGGAAACTGTGCGCGAGCGTATGTCTGCAACGGGAGTGTGGATCAAGTGTGTGATAATTTCGGAAAAGAGTGAAGACCAGttgaatattttccaaGAGGAGAGCCACAATATATGGAGCAAATTCACGACCCTATATCACAAAGTTGCAAAAGAAAGTGACCAAACGATGACTATGAACATAAACCGCGTGCCTCCTGACTGTATAAGGGTATATGGAAAAACGTTTGGAAGAGAATACatcaagagcttttacAGCGACATGCAATATGAGTTCGACCAGCAATGGAGCAAGCTCGACAGGGTCTTGACAATGACGCCGGTAGAATCAACTGGAAAAATGCTCCTGGAAAATTACAGAATTCCGTGGGCAGGCCATGGCTACCGCGCGAATTTCTCATTAAAAGATATGTTTCCACAGTGGATACATGATCAAGTGTCACCAAGCATGAGGCAGCCGCTTACCCAGCTTGATAAAAGAGAGGTGCTCGGCGCCATTGATAAGATGACAGTGGCTTTAATGTGGATGATCTGGTTAGCAGCGGGTGTGCCCTACACCTTTTCAGAGCTACAGGTTTTGGCATGCGGTGGCGACCAGCAGAACATATATGTGGACAGTGAGCGACGATGTGTCCAAATAAtcacaagaagcttcaagaaagggaacttgaaagaagacttcaaatGGTTGGATAAGCGAACATCATACTATCTGGTGTACTACGTAACTGTGCTGCGGAAGACTCAGATATCGGTGCTAGGCGAGAACTACGAGGCCTTCGAACCTCCAAAGGAAGGTGAAGTTGATCTGGAGGGCATATGGGAGCACATTGAGGGCAAATGCAATatgagcaagaaagaggcGTCGGCACTTATCATGGACCAATATTTGTTTTTAGACGCTAAACTAGGCCAGCTTATGAGTAGGAGGCGGTTTCTTAAGCCCAGCGAGGAACACCCCAATTATGTTGCATCTCCCGAGAGATTGAGTTTTAAGCAGCTAAAATTCGGCAGGATGGGGTTGCTACGGCAGTATCTAGCCTCATCCCTCAATGACTCAAAGCCCGTCAAAACAGCGAGAATAGATCTAGCCATGTGTCGCTTTGCTGCTTCAAGCGCGCGGGACTACATGGATGAACTGGGTGACTCAGAAGACGTGGATGACCCAGATGCCATGGGCGATTTGGAAGTTTTGGAGGAGTCCATGTGGCAGTGCGAACAATCAGAAAGATTTATGACGCGGACATGGCACGAGGAAATCGCAAAGCAATGGATACGATGGGTGGGTctcgatgaagaggaagaaataCATCATCCGCTAACTTACAGTGTTGGCGAAATAGTTTTGCAGAAAGAAGCACTATGCCCAGATGATCTTGTTCATGCAGGTCGAGAGCTCTATGGGAAAAGCTTTACCTTCCGCAATTCGGATCAGTACTTGGCATGCGTGAATGCTTACCTGTCAAATAAGAAGATTATTGCAGTACAAGCACCCCCGGGACTCGGCAAGACATTAGTTTTCCAGCTGCCACTGATGTGCTATACCATGAGGAAACTTTCCCTTGTGTCATTTGTGTTTGTCCCTTTCGTAGGTCTACTTGCCGGGACGATGTGTCGGCTCGAAGCAAGTGGCAACCTGCGTGTAGGTagtgttgaaaagcttctcaacGAGACTCgttgcaaagaaaactcACTGCTGGACGTTTACGTGGGCACCTTCAATGACGCAGCCGCCGAGGACTTTATAAAGATGATaaatttttggagtttACTGTACCCAGAGAAAAAACTTGGTCTACTTGCATTCGAcgagtttcaaaatctaTACGACGAGAAAAGTCACAGTGAGGTTTCATTTCCGTCTCTGAAGCGGGTACAATTTGGGCGGTTCCGGCGAATAATTTTGACCTCGGCCACATGTGAGCAAGGATCTGCGCAGGGAGCACTTCAAGAGCTAGGATTTAGGGGTCGAGAGGGCACAAATTTTACATGGGAGAGATCGCAGGCAGGCCGGTCGGTCGATGTACCTATTTTTTTGCGCAACTACGTGCAAGAGCCAGCTGTGATGCATGTTTACAAACATGCCTTACGTATGAGGGGAAACGGCGTTGGGCAGGTAAAGCAGTTCCTAAGAAGTCTTTTTGCATATGATCCAGATGCAAAGGCTGCCTTAGTAGTGGGAGAGAATGTGGCCACCACGGAGTTATTTACCGAGGTCTCACAAGAGTTCAGCGCCGCTTATGTTCACAGTGACCTAACTACCGAAGAGAAACTGAAACGGGTGCAATCATTCATCAAGGACAAGAGTCTGCAGTTGCTGATCGGCACAAAGCAGGTCGTGGAAGGGCTGGATATTGAGGGGCTGCGAATGGTGATACTGCTAGACTATTATCCGCGAGTAGCTGAGTACATCCAGTGCGTGGGTCGCGTGCGAGGGTCTGGGACATGCATAGCGTTATGGCAAGATCCGCCACCACAGGTCGAGAATGATCAACCCCGCGTCGATTACGACAAATGCTTTACTTCACAGATTTGTAAGTACTACGAGCTACCGCAGCGGGTACACGCCGGATGTTGCGGCAGCTTTGAGAGTGTTACAGAAGAGgcaaagagcttgtttcATCGCGTGGTACTTGAAGAGGAAGTGAATGACGTATGTTCCCAGAAAACGACGAGAGATGAGGATTCTGAgcaaggaagagaaaggAAGATTGCGCGCACAGATGTGATCGCGAGCGCTGATGACAGCAACGAGGTTTCGGGCGTCAATAAAAGACCCCAAGACGATACGGCTATTACCAAAGCGTAG